The Vicia villosa cultivar HV-30 ecotype Madison, WI linkage group LG1, Vvil1.0, whole genome shotgun sequence genome includes a region encoding these proteins:
- the LOC131605152 gene encoding LIM domain-containing protein WLIM1-like, with protein sequence MASFAGTTQKCKVCEKKVYWMEQLTADHRVYHKSCFRCHHCKGNLKLSNYCSFEGDVYCKPHFDQLFKMTGYLDKSFEGIARIYRVERFGDQVQANNKISRYFAGTQEKCVGCHKTVYPIEKVNVDGKSYHKGCFRCTHGGCLMSLSNYVAHENLFYCRHHHTQLFKEKGNFSQFDKIERVLRVQNTII encoded by the exons ATGGCATCATTTGCAGGCACGACACAGAAATGTAAAGTATGTGAAAAGAAAGTCTACTGGATGGAACAACTCACTGCTGATCATAGAGTGTATCATAAATCTTGCTTTAGATGCCACCATTGCAAGGGTAACCTCAAG CTGAGTAACTATTGTTCCTTTGAGGGTGATGTTTATTGTAAGCCTCATTTTGATCAACTCTTTAAGATGACTGGCTATTTGGACAAAAGCTTTGAAG GTATTGCAAGAATTTATAGAGTTGAGAGATTTGGTGATCAAGTTCAAGCCAATAACAAGATTTCAAGATATTTTGCTGGAACTCAAGAAAAATGTGTTGGTTGCCACAAAACAGTGTACCCAATTGAAAAG GTGAATGTTGATGGGAAATCATACCATAAGGGTTGCTTCAGGTGCACACATGGAGGTTGTTTGATGAGTCTATCAAATTATGTGGCTCATGAGAATCTTTTTTATTGTAGACACCATCATACTCAGCTATTCAAAGAGAAGGGCAATTTCAGCCAATTTGACAAGATTGAACGAGTTCTTAGGGTTCAGAATACCATCATTTGA